A genome region from Nitrospira sp. includes the following:
- a CDS encoding proton-conducting transporter membrane subunit produces the protein MSFLALVPLLPLLTAFIVMTGDRAEQDQNARAGLFPVVAAFLGSLITLVLVTSGEPVTLQLYDPASVANLAFPIGFYIDRLSAVMMVLITGVTTLIYRYSMGYMYQDRGYRRYLGMLGITTSVLLCMVSSANLVMLFVFWQILSWLLFLLAHNHSHAATLSGAANTFTMLRLSDAAFLAGIVLAYSLYGTFEFQTLFARAADTPVTLSLWPDLGWEINGVTAVTLLIFVGAMGKSAQFPIHTWLPRSLYAPTPVHALLHAGIINAGGFLLNRLAPLYGLSPTTLHVVFVIGMLTAILGATMMLTQNDIKKTLGFSTIGQMGYMIMECGLGAFSLAVFHLIAHGLFKGTVFLNCGNVIHKARQEPSFPQTDREAEERSFSNLTWSTGFLTTLLLPLVILLVTHGVLRIPLIDSQGTVIFLFFIWVTSSQAILSLTRIRAVASWKVSAAMLVTLIIVVFTYLFAVESFTHFLYPNPEVVASYFKAAALPGRLFDSLVVGTTLLTILSWVYLYAHAHGRTVKIPGWIDVLLVRLYVLFMNRLYLDQLYLKLGQIVARVAHHLEKRLS, from the coding sequence CCAGAATGCCAGGGCGGGGTTGTTCCCGGTCGTGGCGGCGTTTCTGGGGTCCCTCATCACCCTGGTGCTGGTGACCTCCGGAGAGCCGGTCACCCTTCAGCTCTACGATCCGGCTTCCGTCGCCAACCTCGCCTTCCCCATCGGCTTCTACATCGACCGGCTCAGCGCGGTCATGATGGTCCTGATCACCGGCGTCACCACGCTCATCTATCGCTACTCCATGGGCTACATGTATCAGGATCGCGGGTATCGCCGGTATCTCGGGATGCTCGGCATCACAACCTCGGTCTTGCTCTGCATGGTGTCCAGCGCCAACCTGGTGATGTTGTTTGTGTTCTGGCAGATCCTCTCGTGGCTGCTGTTTCTGCTTGCGCACAATCACAGCCATGCCGCCACCCTGTCCGGCGCAGCGAACACGTTTACGATGTTGCGGCTGAGCGATGCGGCGTTCCTGGCCGGTATCGTCCTGGCCTATTCGCTGTACGGCACATTTGAGTTCCAGACCTTGTTTGCCCGCGCTGCAGACACGCCCGTCACCCTGTCCCTCTGGCCTGACCTCGGCTGGGAGATCAACGGTGTCACGGCGGTGACCCTGCTTATTTTCGTCGGGGCCATGGGCAAATCGGCGCAGTTCCCGATCCACACCTGGCTGCCGCGATCGCTCTATGCACCGACCCCGGTCCACGCGCTCCTGCACGCCGGCATCATCAACGCCGGTGGATTTCTCCTGAACCGCCTCGCCCCGCTCTACGGCCTGAGCCCGACCACCCTCCATGTGGTGTTCGTCATTGGGATGCTCACGGCCATTCTGGGCGCGACCATGATGTTGACGCAGAACGACATCAAGAAGACGCTCGGCTTTTCGACGATCGGCCAGATGGGGTACATGATTATGGAATGCGGCCTGGGCGCCTTCTCCCTCGCCGTCTTCCATCTCATCGCGCATGGTCTGTTCAAAGGTACGGTGTTCTTGAACTGCGGCAACGTCATCCACAAGGCCCGCCAGGAACCTTCTTTTCCGCAAACCGACCGCGAGGCGGAGGAACGCAGCTTCTCCAACCTCACCTGGTCCACCGGGTTCCTGACGACGCTGCTGCTGCCGCTCGTGATCCTGCTCGTCACGCATGGGGTCTTGCGCATTCCGCTGATCGATTCACAGGGCACGGTAATTTTCCTGTTTTTCATCTGGGTGACTTCCTCGCAGGCGATTCTCTCGCTGACGCGTATTCGCGCCGTGGCCTCCTGGAAGGTCTCCGCCGCCATGCTGGTGACGCTCATTATCGTGGTCTTCACGTATCTGTTCGCGGTAGAGAGCTTTACGCACTTTCTCTATCCGAATCCGGAGGTGGTGGCCTCCTATTTCAAGGCCGCGGCATTGCCGGGCCGCCTGTTCGACAGTCTGGTGGTCGGCACAACGTTGCTGACCATCCTCAGCTGGGTGTATCTCTATGCGCATGCGCATGGACGCACCGTCAAAATTCCCGGATGGATCGACGTGCTGCTCGTCCGCCTGTATGTCCTGTTCATGAACCGACTCTACTTGGATCAGCTGTATCTCAAGCTCGGCCAGATTGTGGCGCGCGTCGCCCATCACCTGGAAAAGCGCCTGTCGTGA